The Patescibacteria group bacterium sequence TCCTGCGCCGAAAGCAGTTTCGAAAGGATTATAAGCGAGTCAGCAAAAATCCTGAGTTTGACCGAGCTTCGCTTGAGCATGCACTCAACCTGTTATTGAACGGAGAGCCGCTCGAACGGCGGTATGAGACACATCTATTCATGGGAAAATACAGAG is a genomic window containing:
- a CDS encoding type II toxin-antitoxin system YafQ family toxin; the encoded protein is MFDLLRRKQFRKDYKRVSKNPEFDRASLEHALNLLLNGEPLERRYETHLFMGKYRGCLECHIQPDILLIYTIDQKERVVYLHRIGSHSDLF